In one window of Leifsonia sp. NPDC080035 DNA:
- a CDS encoding GNAT family N-acetyltransferase codes for MTGWVVRPSIESDWVAYRALRLEMLEDTPLAFLETLETARRHPEEHWRRRAANTSPSSRLFAAVDDDGRWLGTMGGFHASGSRDPHLVGVYVTPAFRGREHGMADALLDAVVAWARPRSGRLLLEVHEHNATAIRYYERHGFAFTGRTQPYPLDRSTLEREMAIDL; via the coding sequence GTGACCGGCTGGGTCGTCCGGCCGAGCATCGAGTCGGACTGGGTGGCCTACCGCGCGCTCCGGCTGGAGATGCTGGAGGACACGCCGCTGGCGTTCCTCGAGACGCTGGAGACCGCCCGCCGGCACCCCGAGGAGCACTGGAGGCGGCGCGCCGCCAACACGTCGCCGTCCAGCCGGCTCTTCGCCGCCGTGGACGACGACGGCCGTTGGCTCGGCACGATGGGCGGCTTCCACGCCTCAGGATCGCGCGACCCGCACCTGGTCGGCGTGTACGTGACGCCGGCGTTCCGCGGCCGCGAGCACGGGATGGCTGACGCGCTCCTGGACGCGGTCGTCGCCTGGGCGCGCCCGCGCTCGGGCCGGCTGCTGCTGGAGGTGCACGAGCACAACGCCACGGCCATCCGCTACTACGAGCGGCACGGCTTCGCCTTCACCGGCCGCACGCAGCCGTATCCGCTCGATCGCAGCACCCTCGAACGCGAGATGGCCATCGACCTGTAG
- a CDS encoding DUF4118 domain-containing protein, which yields MARGRLRVMLGAAPGVGKTYAMLEEGKRLASLGKDVVVAVVETHGRAATAAMLEGLEVVPRRTVEHRGVELSELDLDAVLARAPQLALVDELAHTNAPGLEHGKRWEDVEAMLAAGIDVMSTVNIQHIESLNDVVEQITGVQQRETIPDAVLRRADQIEVVDLAPQALRDRLAEGVVYPAARVDAALSNYFRLGNLTALRELALLWLADEVDSALQRYRAEHGIAGKWEARERVVVALTGGSEGETLLRRGARIAARSAGGELLAVHVTSQDGLREATPGALAAQRALVEQLGGSYHQVVGSDIPRALVEFARGENATQLVIGVSRRSRLAAFLTGPGIGSTVIRESGDIDVHIVSHARAGGRFSLPRPKGGLTVRRRVYGFALALIGGPLLTLLLVNLRSPESMTADVLSYQLLVVVVALVGGIWPALFAALLSGVTLDFFFVEPLYTITISQPLHLIALLLYLVIAALVSVVVDQAARRTRAAQRAAAEAELLATVAGGVIRGEDALQALVTRTREAFGLSGVRLIDGDEIVSTDGEPADEAHTQRIPVGTRGSLELSGRDLEAGDRRLLAAIVAQLDAALEHRDLTATASELGPLAEADRVRSALLAAVGHDLRRPLAAATASVTTLRQRDLALSEDDRESLLETAEDSLAGLASLVTNLLDVSRVEAGVLAVSLAPTELDDVVPPALDELGLGPADVELDIADGLPPILADGVLLQRVLVNLLGNALRYSPAGRRPVIAASEFGGTVQLRVIDHGPGIPGERREAVFVPFQRLGDTDNDTGIGLGLALSKGFVEGMGGTLEAEDTPGGGLTMVVALPAATATQITTTPEDGPSV from the coding sequence ATGGCCCGTGGCCGCCTCCGGGTGATGCTCGGCGCCGCTCCCGGCGTCGGCAAGACCTACGCGATGCTCGAGGAGGGCAAGCGGCTGGCCTCGCTCGGCAAGGACGTGGTGGTCGCGGTCGTGGAGACCCACGGCCGCGCCGCCACCGCCGCCATGCTCGAGGGCCTGGAGGTGGTACCGCGGCGCACGGTCGAGCACCGCGGGGTCGAGCTCAGCGAGCTCGACCTCGACGCCGTGCTGGCGCGCGCCCCGCAGCTGGCGCTCGTCGACGAGCTCGCGCACACGAACGCTCCCGGCCTCGAGCACGGGAAGCGCTGGGAGGATGTGGAGGCGATGCTCGCGGCGGGCATCGACGTGATGTCCACCGTCAACATCCAGCACATCGAGTCGCTGAACGACGTGGTCGAGCAGATCACCGGCGTGCAACAGCGGGAGACCATCCCGGACGCCGTGCTCCGTCGCGCCGACCAGATCGAGGTCGTCGACCTGGCGCCGCAGGCGCTGCGCGACCGGCTCGCGGAGGGCGTCGTCTATCCCGCGGCCCGGGTGGATGCGGCGCTCTCCAACTACTTCCGCCTCGGGAACCTGACGGCGCTGCGCGAGCTTGCCCTGCTCTGGCTGGCCGACGAGGTGGACAGCGCGCTGCAGCGCTACCGTGCCGAGCACGGCATCGCCGGCAAATGGGAGGCGCGCGAACGCGTGGTCGTCGCGCTCACCGGCGGCTCGGAGGGCGAGACGCTGCTGCGGCGTGGAGCGCGGATCGCCGCGCGCTCGGCGGGCGGAGAGCTGCTCGCCGTGCACGTCACGAGCCAGGACGGCCTGCGCGAGGCGACGCCCGGCGCCCTCGCCGCCCAGCGCGCGCTCGTGGAGCAACTCGGCGGCAGCTACCACCAGGTCGTCGGCAGCGACATCCCGCGCGCACTGGTCGAGTTCGCGCGCGGGGAGAACGCGACGCAGCTCGTCATCGGCGTCTCCCGCCGCAGCAGGCTCGCCGCCTTCCTCACCGGCCCCGGCATCGGCTCCACGGTCATCCGCGAGTCCGGCGACATCGACGTGCACATCGTCTCGCACGCCCGCGCGGGCGGCCGCTTCTCACTGCCGCGGCCGAAGGGCGGGCTCACGGTCCGCCGCCGCGTGTACGGCTTCGCGCTGGCCCTGATCGGCGGTCCGCTGCTCACCCTGCTGCTGGTGAACCTCCGCTCCCCGGAGTCGATGACGGCGGACGTGCTCAGCTACCAGCTGCTCGTGGTCGTCGTCGCGCTCGTCGGCGGCATCTGGCCAGCACTCTTCGCGGCCCTGCTCTCCGGGGTCACGCTGGACTTCTTCTTCGTGGAGCCGCTCTACACGATCACGATCTCGCAGCCGCTGCATCTGATCGCCCTGCTGCTCTATCTCGTGATCGCTGCGCTGGTGAGCGTCGTGGTCGACCAGGCCGCACGCCGCACTCGTGCCGCACAGCGCGCCGCCGCGGAGGCGGAACTGCTCGCGACGGTGGCCGGGGGCGTGATCCGCGGCGAGGACGCCCTGCAGGCGCTGGTGACCCGCACCAGGGAGGCGTTCGGACTGAGCGGCGTGCGCCTGATCGACGGCGACGAGATCGTCTCCACCGACGGCGAGCCGGCGGACGAGGCGCACACCCAGCGCATCCCGGTCGGCACGCGTGGCTCGCTGGAGCTCTCCGGGCGCGACCTGGAGGCGGGCGACCGGCGGCTTCTCGCCGCCATCGTCGCGCAGCTCGACGCCGCGCTGGAGCACCGCGATCTGACCGCGACCGCCAGCGAGCTCGGCCCGCTCGCCGAGGCCGACCGGGTGCGCAGCGCCCTGCTCGCCGCCGTCGGCCACGACCTGCGCCGGCCGCTCGCCGCGGCGACGGCATCGGTGACGACGCTGCGGCAGCGCGATCTCGCCCTGAGCGAGGACGACAGGGAGTCGCTGCTGGAGACGGCGGAGGACAGCCTGGCCGGTCTCGCCTCGCTCGTCACGAACCTCCTCGACGTCAGCAGGGTGGAGGCGGGCGTGCTCGCGGTCTCGCTGGCCCCGACCGAGCTGGACGACGTCGTGCCTCCGGCTCTCGACGAGCTCGGCCTCGGCCCGGCGGACGTGGAACTGGACATCGCCGATGGACTGCCGCCGATCCTCGCCGACGGCGTGCTGCTGCAGCGCGTCCTGGTGAACCTCCTGGGGAACGCGCTGCGCTACTCCCCCGCCGGCCGGCGTCCCGTGATCGCCGCGAGCGAGTTCGGCGGCACGGTCCAGCTGCGCGTGATCGATCACGGTCCCGGCATCCCCGGCGAGCGCCGCGAGGCGGTGTTCGTGCCGTTCCAGCGTCTCGGCGACACCGACAACGACACCGGGATCGGCCTCGGCCTCGCCCTGTCGAAGGGGTTCGTCGAGGGGATGGGCGGGACGCTGGAGGCCGAGGACACCCCGGGAGGCGGGCTGACGATGGTGGTCGCCCTGCCGGCGGCGACCGCGACCCAGATCACCACGACCCCCGAGGACGGACCGAGCGTATGA
- a CDS encoding cytosine permease has protein sequence MERPDDGERHDDDELASALEEQVAAITSAIPIMAGPVVVRPDAAALTDDEVTALVGADLDSHDTLAAIDHLQTVLDARAATSAIPVVGGAAEGTAEPGETAEPDDTAEPGEEDDGAGAPTQLISFDDLPVPRDPAGPLPTFSAWVGAAAPARTVQEREPAPVTPSRAEPLGLVPEEFAPRDSEPVPLVVELPESSEPPGSAEPPEPPEPPIVPVLAIAEPVVSHHLGPADRTPDHIDTDVADDADDVVVSADSRPIATPRVPEGAAVVAGGPAGPRPFVPEPVDLEPTPLERRVGRASRLFWLWFAGTSSLISVGVGATLFELGLSLRQLLVATLVGVALSFLPLGLGTLAGKWSGQPTMVVSRAVFGLRGNVIPTVLALVTKLFWGAVLLWLAGSAAGSLSTAEGWSSGPAAPTMLALTVTILAAGAVAYFGYGLVARVQLVLTIASAVLIVVMVMATWRHVDLGLALAVPDALWTHVVTGAVLVFSYLGLAWAMSSSEVARYQRPTSSGATGMLWATFGAGVPPFVLVSYGGLLAASNPGASDDLAGDPVGALERLGLPAWYSVPLLLAVGLSLISALVLTIYSAGFTLDALGVRLGRRWSTLVVGGVVAVSGFVLAATVDELDSVIRGVPTALSVPVAAWAGLFAGETMLRTRRFHQPSLLRRGGVYPDWRWPNVVMLVVATVVGLGLVSSPLPWLAWEGYLFRLAGVDPHAGIGASNIGVALALVLGLVTPMLTGIREVRRQERLEA, from the coding sequence ATGGAGCGGCCTGACGACGGCGAACGGCACGACGACGACGAACTCGCCAGTGCGCTGGAGGAGCAGGTCGCCGCCATCACGTCGGCGATCCCGATCATGGCCGGTCCCGTGGTCGTGCGGCCCGACGCCGCGGCGCTCACGGACGACGAGGTGACCGCGCTGGTCGGCGCGGACCTCGACTCGCACGACACGCTCGCGGCGATCGACCACCTGCAGACGGTGCTGGATGCGCGGGCGGCGACCTCGGCGATCCCTGTCGTCGGCGGTGCCGCGGAGGGGACGGCCGAGCCGGGCGAGACGGCCGAGCCGGACGATACGGCCGAGCCGGGCGAGGAGGACGACGGGGCCGGGGCGCCGACGCAGCTGATCAGCTTCGACGACCTGCCGGTGCCGCGCGACCCGGCGGGACCGCTTCCGACGTTCAGCGCGTGGGTCGGAGCGGCGGCGCCCGCGCGGACGGTTCAGGAGCGCGAGCCCGCGCCGGTCACGCCGTCCCGCGCCGAGCCGCTCGGCCTGGTGCCCGAAGAGTTCGCACCGCGCGACTCCGAGCCGGTGCCGTTGGTCGTCGAGCTGCCGGAGTCGTCCGAACCACCGGGGTCGGCGGAACCGCCGGAACCGCCCGAGCCGCCGATCGTGCCCGTGCTCGCCATCGCCGAGCCCGTCGTGAGCCACCACCTCGGCCCCGCCGACCGCACCCCCGATCACATCGACACGGATGTCGCCGACGACGCCGACGACGTCGTCGTCTCCGCGGACTCGCGGCCGATCGCCACGCCGCGCGTGCCGGAGGGAGCCGCCGTCGTCGCGGGCGGACCGGCGGGACCGCGCCCGTTCGTCCCGGAGCCGGTCGACCTCGAACCGACACCGCTGGAGCGCAGGGTGGGCCGCGCATCCCGGCTGTTCTGGCTGTGGTTCGCCGGCACGTCATCGCTCATCAGCGTCGGGGTGGGGGCCACCCTGTTCGAGCTCGGGCTGAGCCTGCGTCAGCTCCTCGTCGCGACGCTCGTCGGCGTCGCCCTGTCCTTCCTCCCGCTCGGCCTCGGAACGCTCGCAGGCAAGTGGAGCGGCCAGCCGACGATGGTGGTCTCCCGCGCCGTGTTCGGCCTCCGGGGAAACGTCATCCCCACCGTCCTCGCCCTCGTCACAAAGCTGTTCTGGGGCGCCGTCCTGCTCTGGCTCGCCGGGTCGGCGGCGGGGTCGCTGTCCACGGCGGAGGGCTGGTCGAGCGGACCGGCGGCGCCGACGATGCTGGCGCTGACCGTGACCATCCTGGCGGCGGGGGCGGTCGCCTACTTCGGGTACGGGCTGGTCGCCCGCGTTCAGCTCGTACTGACGATCGCGTCCGCCGTGCTCATCGTCGTGATGGTGATGGCGACCTGGCGGCACGTCGACCTCGGGCTGGCGCTCGCCGTGCCCGACGCCCTGTGGACGCACGTCGTCACCGGAGCGGTGCTGGTCTTCAGCTACCTGGGTCTCGCCTGGGCGATGAGCAGCTCCGAGGTCGCCCGCTACCAGCGGCCGACCTCGTCGGGCGCGACAGGGATGCTGTGGGCGACGTTCGGCGCCGGTGTCCCGCCGTTCGTCCTCGTGTCCTACGGCGGGCTGCTCGCCGCATCCAACCCGGGCGCGTCCGACGATCTCGCGGGGGACCCGGTCGGGGCGCTGGAGCGGCTCGGGCTCCCCGCCTGGTACTCGGTGCCGCTGCTGCTCGCCGTCGGCCTCAGCCTGATCTCGGCGCTCGTGCTCACCATCTACTCGGCGGGGTTCACCCTGGATGCGCTGGGCGTGCGGCTGGGCAGGCGGTGGAGCACCCTCGTCGTCGGCGGGGTCGTCGCCGTCTCCGGCTTCGTGCTCGCGGCGACGGTGGACGAGCTGGACTCGGTGATCCGCGGCGTGCCGACCGCACTGTCGGTGCCGGTGGCCGCCTGGGCGGGGCTGTTCGCGGGCGAGACGATGCTGCGCACACGGCGCTTCCACCAGCCGTCGCTGCTGCGCCGTGGCGGGGTGTACCCGGACTGGCGCTGGCCCAACGTGGTGATGCTCGTCGTCGCGACGGTCGTCGGGCTCGGGCTCGTCAGCTCCCCGCTGCCGTGGCTGGCGTGGGAGGGGTACCTGTTCCGGCTGGCCGGGGTCGACCCGCACGCCGGGATCGGGGCGAGCAACATCGGCGTGGCCCTCGCGCTCGTGCTCGGCCTGGTGACGCCGATGCTCACGGGCATCCGCGAGGTGCGCCGCCAGGAGCGTCTGGAGGCGTGA
- a CDS encoding aminotransferase class I/II-fold pyridoxal phosphate-dependent enzyme, with protein MTSPAAPLTDLDTEALRAAHADFARAYDDLKAAGLALDITRGKPSAEQLDLSNDLLHLPDGDYRDAAGTDLRNYGGPNGLPELRAIFADALRVPVPQLLALGNSSLTIMHDTLAQALLHGVPGGELPWANQSISFLAPVPGYDRHFTICERFGIRMIPVPMNDDGPDIETVKTLLATDDSIKGMWCVPVYSNPTGAVYSEEVVRALVSLPAADDFRLFWDNAYVVHHLSDERPEPIDVLALAAEAGNPDRPLIFASTSKVTFPGAGVAFVGGSEANIAWFQRNSAAQSIGPDKINQLRHAQFLKDEAGLSAHMEKHRAIIEPKFDAVDEAFRARLAPWGAGAWNAPKGGYFVSLDVLDGCAKRAVQLAKEAGIAVTPAGATFPYGEDPRDANIRIAPTFPPLGELKTALDGLCTAILLAEAEALLAERN; from the coding sequence GTGACCTCCCCCGCCGCACCCCTCACCGACCTCGACACCGAAGCGCTCCGCGCCGCGCACGCCGACTTCGCACGCGCGTACGACGACCTGAAGGCCGCCGGCCTCGCCCTCGACATCACGCGCGGCAAGCCGTCCGCCGAGCAGCTGGACCTCTCGAACGACCTCCTGCACCTGCCGGACGGCGACTACCGCGACGCCGCGGGGACCGACCTCCGCAACTACGGCGGCCCGAACGGGCTCCCGGAGCTCCGCGCGATCTTCGCGGACGCGCTGCGCGTTCCCGTGCCGCAGCTCCTCGCGCTTGGCAACTCGAGCCTGACGATCATGCACGACACGCTCGCGCAGGCGCTGCTGCACGGCGTGCCGGGCGGCGAGCTGCCGTGGGCGAACCAGTCGATCAGCTTCCTGGCGCCGGTGCCGGGATACGACCGCCACTTCACGATCTGCGAGCGCTTCGGCATCCGGATGATCCCCGTCCCGATGAACGACGACGGGCCGGACATCGAGACGGTGAAGACACTGCTCGCGACCGACGACAGCATCAAGGGCATGTGGTGCGTGCCCGTCTACTCGAACCCGACCGGCGCGGTCTACAGCGAGGAGGTCGTGCGCGCGCTCGTCTCGCTCCCCGCGGCGGACGACTTCCGCCTGTTCTGGGACAACGCCTACGTCGTGCACCACCTGAGCGACGAGCGGCCGGAGCCGATCGACGTGCTTGCGCTCGCGGCCGAGGCGGGCAACCCGGACCGTCCGCTCATCTTCGCCTCCACCTCGAAGGTCACCTTCCCGGGGGCGGGTGTCGCGTTCGTCGGCGGCTCGGAGGCGAACATCGCCTGGTTCCAGCGCAACTCCGCCGCGCAGAGCATCGGCCCTGACAAGATCAACCAGCTGCGCCACGCGCAGTTCCTGAAGGACGAGGCCGGGCTCAGCGCCCACATGGAGAAGCACCGCGCGATCATCGAGCCGAAGTTCGACGCCGTCGACGAGGCCTTTCGCGCCCGGCTCGCGCCGTGGGGCGCCGGAGCGTGGAACGCACCGAAGGGCGGCTACTTCGTGAGCCTCGATGTGCTCGACGGCTGTGCCAAGCGCGCCGTCCAGCTGGCGAAGGAGGCCGGCATCGCCGTCACTCCCGCCGGCGCGACGTTCCCGTACGGGGAGGACCCGCGGGATGCGAACATCCGCATAGCGCCGACCTTCCCCCCTCTCGGCGAACTGAAGACGGCGCTCGACGGGCTGTGCACGGCCATCCTCCTGGCGGAGGCAGAGGCGCTGCTGGCCGAGCGGAACTGA
- a CDS encoding thymidylate synthase gives MSTPIPTPYEDLLRDVLATGSHKSDRTGTGTRSVFGRQLRFDLADGFPLITTKRVHFKSIAYELLWFLRGESNVNWLRENGVTIWDEWADERGELGPVYGVQWRSWPAPDGTHIDQIQQVIETLRTNPDSRRIIVSAWNVADIPDMALAPCHAFFQFYVADGKLSCQLYQRSADMFLGVPFNIASYALLTLMVAQQVGLEPGEFVWTGGDCHIYDNHVEQVTEQLTRDPYPAPTLRFARKPESIFDYRFEDFIVEGYQHHPAIRAAVAV, from the coding sequence ATGAGCACGCCGATCCCGACTCCGTACGAAGACCTGCTGCGCGACGTCCTCGCCACCGGCAGCCACAAGTCCGACCGCACCGGCACGGGCACCCGCAGCGTGTTCGGCCGGCAGCTGCGGTTCGACCTCGCCGACGGCTTCCCGCTGATCACCACCAAGCGGGTGCACTTCAAGTCGATCGCGTACGAGCTGCTCTGGTTCCTGCGCGGCGAGAGCAACGTGAACTGGCTGCGCGAGAACGGCGTCACCATCTGGGACGAGTGGGCGGACGAGCGTGGCGAGCTCGGCCCCGTCTACGGCGTCCAGTGGCGGTCGTGGCCCGCGCCGGACGGCACGCACATCGACCAGATCCAGCAGGTGATCGAGACCCTGCGGACGAACCCGGACTCCCGGCGCATCATCGTCTCGGCATGGAACGTCGCGGACATCCCGGACATGGCGCTCGCGCCCTGCCACGCCTTCTTCCAGTTCTACGTCGCCGACGGCAAGCTCTCCTGCCAGCTCTACCAGCGCAGCGCCGACATGTTCCTCGGCGTCCCGTTCAACATCGCCAGCTACGCGCTGCTGACGCTCATGGTGGCGCAGCAGGTGGGCCTGGAGCCCGGCGAGTTCGTCTGGACCGGCGGCGACTGCCACATCTACGACAACCACGTGGAGCAGGTGACCGAGCAGCTCACCCGCGACCCGTATCCCGCACCGACGCTGCGCTTCGCGCGGAAGCCGGAGAGCATCTTCGACTACCGCTTCGAGGACTTCATCGTCGAGGGCTACCAGCACCACCCGGCGATCCGCGCGGCCGTCGCGGTATGA
- a CDS encoding response regulator: MRILIADDDQQILRALRILLAARGYEVLTARTGAEALSEAVEHHPDLVMLDLGMPELNGIEVIEGLRGWSSVPILVVSGRTGSADKVDALDAGADDYVTKPFAADELLARIRALTRRQTGSADEPVVRFGDVSVDLSARQVTRHAPGGDAPVRLTPTEWAILEVLVRHPRRLVTRQALLTQVWGPQYTSDTGYLRLYLAQLRKKLEPVPSRPRYLLTEPGMGYRFSPDTDADADADADAGDA; this comes from the coding sequence ATGAGGATCCTGATCGCCGACGACGACCAGCAGATCCTGCGCGCCCTGCGCATCCTGCTCGCGGCCCGCGGCTACGAGGTGCTGACGGCCCGAACCGGCGCCGAGGCGCTCTCGGAGGCGGTGGAGCACCATCCCGACCTCGTCATGCTCGACCTCGGGATGCCCGAGCTGAACGGCATCGAGGTGATCGAGGGCCTGCGCGGCTGGTCGTCCGTGCCGATCCTGGTGGTGTCGGGACGCACCGGTTCGGCGGACAAAGTGGATGCGCTGGACGCCGGCGCCGACGACTACGTCACCAAGCCGTTCGCCGCCGACGAGCTGCTCGCCCGCATTCGCGCGCTCACCCGGCGGCAGACCGGGTCGGCGGACGAGCCGGTGGTCCGCTTCGGTGACGTGAGCGTCGACCTCTCCGCCCGGCAGGTGACCAGGCACGCGCCGGGCGGTGACGCCCCGGTGCGGCTGACGCCGACGGAGTGGGCGATCCTCGAGGTCCTCGTGCGGCACCCGCGACGGCTGGTGACGCGGCAGGCGCTGCTCACGCAGGTGTGGGGTCCGCAGTACACGAGCGACACCGGCTACCTCCGGCTCTACCTCGCGCAGCTGCGCAAGAAGCTGGAGCCGGTGCCGTCGCGCCCGCGCTACCTGCTGACGGAGCCGGGGATGGGCTACCGCTTCTCGCCCGACACGGACGCCGACGCGGATGCGGATGCGGATGCCGGCGATGCCTGA
- a CDS encoding DUF1345 domain-containing protein: protein MTDEVVKGRGRSQVRMYVALAVGVVVGLGVGLADAWHYAAIAGWAAACVVYVVWVWVKVWGLDAEMTRSHATLEDPGRRTADFVLLLAALAGVLAVVYNLVDARQLKGGAQLGVALLGIVSVALSWVLVHTLYMLRYARMYYRSDGGVDFNQDEPPQYSDFAYLAFTLGMTFQVSDTNITSSYIRRAILRHTLLSYLFGTVIIAATVNLVAGLT, encoded by the coding sequence GTGACCGACGAAGTGGTGAAGGGCCGGGGCAGGTCCCAGGTGAGGATGTATGTCGCGCTGGCGGTCGGCGTCGTCGTCGGGCTGGGCGTCGGCCTGGCCGACGCCTGGCACTACGCCGCGATCGCCGGCTGGGCGGCGGCGTGCGTCGTATATGTCGTGTGGGTGTGGGTGAAGGTCTGGGGCCTGGACGCGGAGATGACGCGCAGCCACGCGACGCTGGAGGATCCCGGACGCCGGACCGCCGACTTCGTGCTGCTGCTCGCCGCGCTCGCCGGCGTGCTGGCCGTCGTCTACAACCTGGTGGACGCCCGTCAGCTGAAGGGCGGCGCCCAGCTCGGCGTCGCGCTGCTCGGGATCGTGAGCGTCGCGCTGTCGTGGGTGCTCGTCCACACGCTCTACATGCTGCGCTACGCCCGCATGTACTACCGCAGCGACGGTGGGGTCGACTTCAACCAGGACGAGCCGCCGCAGTACAGCGACTTCGCCTACCTGGCGTTCACGCTCGGGATGACGTTCCAGGTCTCGGACACGAACATCACCAGCTCGTACATCCGCAGGGCGATCCTGCGGCACACGCTGCTGTCGTACCTGTTCGGCACGGTGATCATCGCCGCGACCGTGAACCTGGTGGCCGGGCTCACCTGA
- a CDS encoding dihydrofolate reductase, with amino-acid sequence MTIALIWAEAHDRVIGAGGVMPWHLPEDLRHFRELTDGDPVVMGRRTWESLPERFRPLPGRENVVVSRRPDFVAPGARVVHSLDDALTGVGDGTVWVIGGAELYRQTLPVADRVEVTEIDLDVDGDTAAPELGDEWTPHPGPWQDAANGMRYRFVRYLR; translated from the coding sequence ATGACGATCGCGCTGATCTGGGCCGAGGCCCACGACCGCGTCATCGGCGCGGGCGGCGTCATGCCCTGGCACCTGCCGGAGGACTTGCGGCACTTCCGCGAGCTCACGGACGGCGACCCCGTCGTGATGGGACGCCGCACCTGGGAGTCGCTCCCCGAGCGCTTCCGCCCGCTGCCGGGGCGGGAGAATGTCGTCGTCAGCCGCCGGCCCGACTTCGTCGCACCCGGCGCGAGGGTCGTCCACTCCCTCGACGACGCGCTGACCGGCGTCGGCGACGGCACCGTCTGGGTGATCGGCGGCGCCGAGCTGTACCGGCAGACCCTCCCCGTCGCGGACCGCGTCGAGGTCACCGAGATCGACCTCGACGTCGACGGCGACACGGCGGCGCCGGAACTCGGCGACGAGTGGACCCCGCATCCCGGCCCCTGGCAGGACGCCGCGAACGGGATGCGCTACCGCTTCGTCCGCTACCTCAGGTGA
- a CDS encoding Nif3-like dinuclear metal center hexameric protein: MPHTLHSVRETVETLWPLAGAEGWDAPGLLSGDPAAPVERILLAVDAVAATVDEAVETNADLLIAHHPLLMRGVTTVAEDRYKGSLLAKLIRNDCALIAAHTNADVVAEGTSAVLAAKLGLTDTAPIAPAADGVTGIGRVGTLTEPTTLGALARVLADLLPPTAGGVRAAGDYHQPVSRVAVCGGAGDSLLGADAVRGADVYITADLRHHPASEAREQAVLGGGPALLDVSHWASEWLWLETAARQLRDALPGVEVEISELRTDPWDFAILQ; the protein is encoded by the coding sequence GTGCCGCACACCCTCCACTCCGTCCGTGAGACCGTCGAGACGCTCTGGCCGCTCGCCGGCGCCGAGGGCTGGGATGCGCCCGGGCTGCTCTCCGGCGACCCGGCGGCCCCCGTGGAGCGCATCCTGCTCGCCGTCGACGCGGTCGCCGCGACCGTGGACGAGGCGGTCGAGACGAACGCGGACCTCCTGATCGCCCACCATCCGCTGCTGATGCGCGGAGTGACCACCGTCGCCGAGGACCGGTACAAGGGCTCCCTGCTCGCGAAGCTCATCCGCAACGACTGCGCCCTGATCGCCGCCCACACCAACGCGGACGTGGTGGCCGAGGGCACGAGCGCCGTGCTCGCCGCCAAGCTCGGCCTCACCGACACCGCGCCGATCGCGCCGGCGGCCGACGGCGTCACGGGCATCGGCCGCGTCGGGACGCTCACCGAACCGACAACGCTCGGCGCACTCGCCCGTGTGCTCGCCGACCTGCTCCCGCCCACCGCCGGAGGGGTGCGCGCGGCCGGTGACTACCACCAGCCGGTCTCCCGGGTCGCCGTGTGCGGCGGAGCGGGCGACTCGCTGCTCGGCGCGGACGCCGTGCGCGGCGCCGACGTCTACATCACGGCCGACCTCCGCCACCACCCGGCGTCCGAGGCGCGCGAGCAGGCCGTGCTGGGCGGCGGCCCGGCGCTCCTCGACGTCTCGCACTGGGCCAGCGAGTGGCTGTGGCTCGAGACCGCTGCCCGGCAGCTGAGGGATGCCCTCCCCGGCGTCGAGGTCGAGATCAGCGAGCTGCGCACCGACCCGTGGGACTTCGCCATCCTGCAATGA
- the kdpC gene encoding potassium-transporting ATPase subunit KdpC translates to MNRLRGAWRHYWVALRALLVLTVVLGVGYTAVVTGIGQLALPAQANGSLISSDGRVVGSALIGQSFTDGKGKPLAQWFQSRPSAAGDGYDAEASSGSNLAAGNPVQVKAVKERTAAIEERDGVTAAQIPSDAVTASGSGLDPHISPAYALLQVKRVADARGLPEDTVRKLVESRIQGRDLGYLGDPTVNVLQLNLALAQLDR, encoded by the coding sequence ATGAATCGACTCCGCGGCGCTTGGCGCCACTACTGGGTAGCACTGCGCGCCCTGCTCGTCCTCACCGTCGTGCTCGGCGTCGGCTACACCGCCGTCGTCACCGGGATCGGCCAGCTCGCCCTTCCCGCGCAGGCGAACGGCTCGCTGATCAGCTCCGATGGCCGCGTCGTCGGCTCGGCCCTCATCGGTCAGAGCTTCACCGACGGGAAGGGGAAGCCCCTGGCGCAGTGGTTCCAGTCGCGTCCCTCGGCGGCGGGCGACGGGTACGACGCGGAAGCGTCCTCCGGAAGCAACCTCGCCGCCGGCAACCCCGTCCAGGTGAAGGCGGTGAAGGAGCGCACCGCCGCCATCGAGGAACGGGACGGCGTGACGGCAGCGCAGATCCCCTCCGACGCCGTCACCGCCTCCGGCTCCGGCCTCGACCCGCACATCTCCCCCGCCTACGCTCTGCTGCAGGTGAAGCGCGTCGCCGACGCGCGCGGCCTGCCGGAGGACACGGTCCGGAAACTCGTCGAGTCTAGGATTCAGGGGCGGGACCTCGGCTACCTCGGGGACCCGACCGTGAACGTTCTGCAACTGAACCTGGCGCTGGCGCAGCTGGATCGCTGA